The uncultured Fretibacterium sp. genome contains the following window.
TCGACCTTACCCCCCTGCCGGGATGGGAGAGGACGGACCGCGCGGAGACGCTTCGCAAGGCCGCCGGGATTTAGGAAAAAGGCAGCGCTGTAAGGGTGAAAGAAAGCCGGAGGGTTCCCCCAGAAAGGGGCGTCCTTCCGGCCCTCTTTTTTGCAGGGGGCTACAGAAGCCCCAGAAAATGCTGTACGACCAGGGACGTGCCCGCCAGGACGACCCAGCAGACCAGCCCCATGAGAATAGGCCTCAGGCCGTTGGCCAGAAGTTTGCCGATGTGCGTGTTGAGGCCGATGGCGGCCATGGCGGCGACGATGAGGAACTTCCCGGACACCGTCAGGGAGCGCGATATCTCGGGGTTCACGATCCCCGACGTATGCAGCAGGGAGGCGGCCACGAACCCGAGCACAAACCAGGGGAAGGCTTTGGAAAAGCTGAAGTGCGAGGATCCCTCCCCGGCCCGGGCGGCGTAAAGGGCGAGCACGAAGGTGATGGGCACGATCATCAGGGTGCGTGTCAGTTTGACGATGGTCGCCAGCTTGCCGGCGGCGTCGCTGTAGGCGTATCCTGCCGCGAGGACGGACGAGGTATCGTTGACCGCCGTGCCGGCCCATATCCCGAACCCCTGGTCGCCCATATTCATAAGGTGTCCCAGCGCGGGGAAGATGAAGACGGCCGCGATGTTGAAGAGGAATATGGTGGATATGGAGTGGGCGATGTCCTCCTCCTTCGCGCCGATGACGGGGGCGGTCGCCGCGATGGCCGATCCGCCGCATATGGCCGTCCCCACCCCGATCAAAGTTGCGGTCACGGAGTCGAGCCGCAGGACCCTCTGCATGATCCGGGCGGAGAGGAACGCCGCGGTCAGTGTGAAGGCCATCACGACGAGGGACTCGCTTCCGACCACCAGGACGTTCCTCATGTTCATCTCGAACCCCAGCAGGACGACGGAGAGCTGGAGCAGCCTCTTCGAGGCGAAGCGTGTTCCCTCCCTCAGCGCGGGCGGATTGCCGAACAGGGCGACGAACATTCCGAAAAGGATGCCGAACACCGGCGCGCCGACGATGGGAACCTGGCGTCCGCAAAACCACGCGAGCACGGCGAGGACGACGGTGAGGGACAGTCCGGGAACGAGGGCCTTCCACTGAGTCGGATTCTTTTGTGTGGGATTCTCCTGCGTTGGATTCTTCAAATCGAATGTCCCCTTTCGGATTTCATTTCAAAAACTGCGTCAGGTCTCAATGCCTGCGGAGAGACGGACGCAGGTCCGAGTTTCCGTTTTTCAACGATAATTCGCGTCGCCTTATTTTTATTTTACTCCAACCCCTCTGCTGCTGTAAATTCATCATTGAATTTTTTGGCGGGAACGATGTCTACATGGATCATGGATCGTGGACGGGGCTTCCGGGATCATCTGCGTATTCCGTGAAGTGTCCGAGGAGAAAGCAGTCTGCCCGGAGGGTTCTCCGTAACCCGAACGGCTCCCTCGGCAATTTCGTTGACAAAGGAATTTTTGAGTAATAAAATTGCTCGTATGATGATAGATTCTCTGATATCCTCCAAGACCCGTATAAAGCTGCTGATGAAATTTTTCCTGAATCCCGGGGTCACGTCTTACCTTCGCGGCCTGGCGGACGAGTTCGGGGAATCGACCAATGCCGTGCGGGTGGAGCTGAACCGTCTGTGCTCGGCCGGCTTCCTCGAGGAGGTGCCGGAGGGTGGGCGAAAGCGTACCTACCGGGCCTGCAGGAGGCACCCCCTCTTCCCCGAGCTCCATCGCATCGTGCGTAAGGTTTTGGGGATCGATCAGGTTGTGGAGGGGATCGTCGAGCGCCTGGGGACCGTCCGCCTCGCCCTGATCACGGGCGACTACGC
Protein-coding sequences here:
- a CDS encoding YeiH family protein; the encoded protein is MKNPTQENPTQKNPTQWKALVPGLSLTVVLAVLAWFCGRQVPIVGAPVFGILFGMFVALFGNPPALREGTRFASKRLLQLSVVLLGFEMNMRNVLVVGSESLVVMAFTLTAAFLSARIMQRVLRLDSVTATLIGVGTAICGGSAIAATAPVIGAKEEDIAHSISTIFLFNIAAVFIFPALGHLMNMGDQGFGIWAGTAVNDTSSVLAAGYAYSDAAGKLATIVKLTRTLMIVPITFVLALYAARAGEGSSHFSFSKAFPWFVLGFVAASLLHTSGIVNPEISRSLTVSGKFLIVAAMAAIGLNTHIGKLLANGLRPILMGLVCWVVLAGTSLVVQHFLGLL
- a CDS encoding ArsR family transcriptional regulator, producing the protein MMIDSLISSKTRIKLLMKFFLNPGVTSYLRGLADEFGESTNAVRVELNRLCSAGFLEEVPEGGRKRTYRACRRHPLFPELHRIVRKVLGIDQVVEGIVERLGTVRLALITGDYAHGIDGGIIDLTLVGEIDRQYLGELVEKVEGMIARKVRVLVLTPGEYEMLQGTLRPEESLFVWGEQDGLLQEQVRDAG